From the genome of Nicotiana tabacum cultivar K326 chromosome 17, ASM71507v2, whole genome shotgun sequence:
ATACGGAGCTGAATGAGATGGTTGCAGTTAAGAAAATCGCGAATGCGTTTGACAATTACATGGATGCTAAGAGGACTCTCCGTGAGATTAAGCTTCTTCGCCATTTAGACCATGAAAATGTGAGTCTTCTGTTACTTTTCTTGTTTTGGTTACTCTTCTTGATGTTGTGAGTTGTTATTGAAGGAGAATTTTTACTGATCATGAAGTGAGAACGCATGCTATTTGCTTTACAGACTAGTTGCCCCCCCCCACACACATATGCAACTGGCTATGTCGTGCGGACTCTTCAAATGCTGTcacacccgtgtcggatcctcaaAAAATatactacttttggaggatctaATACGTTCCCAGTGACATTTTCGAAGAGTCCGAACAACATAGGCAATTAGTTAAATTAACTAGTTATTCTGTATAGGATAAGCAAAGGCAAATTAATTTATTATTGGAATGAAACGGACATGAATAGTGAAGAACATAGGGGATTCACATAGCGAGCTCAACTGGTTTGAGATTGAGGGTTAATTGATTGAATGATGAAAGCACCGtgttaattttgatttttgtaaATCAAGCCCGTCAAGGCTACAATAGCAAACAGCATCCAATATTTCATATAAAGGCATAGACCTTTTAACTGTTTAATATGGGCTCCTTGAGTTAATTTAGTTAAACTTGGAATAAGTTTATTCTTGCACTTAAGTGATTCCTGAATCTGTAGAATGTAACTTCTTCTCTCTTATCATCTTTGCTTCCTTTTGCTATGTTGTCTTCCCTTTTCTATCTCGGCCTGAGAATTGTGAAAGTTTGATTCTCCAGAATAAGGAGCAATTTTCATAGTACTAGTAGGTAAAGACAACAAACTCATTGTTGGTCAGACAGTTCTTTCTTTCTGCCCGTGTTGAAATGGAATAGCTGAGAATAAACAAATTCTATTGCTTTCAGCTGCCTATAGCACGATGACTAGATTTTTAGTGGATACTTAAGAATGTATTTGTTATAATTTAGATTCTCTCACATATATTATGGGATATGTCCTTGTTATTTAATCTTTCTGGATAATGTGGCTTCATAACGGTGAACTTTACGGCAATTTGCAATTTGGATGCCTCATTTAGTACAAGTACCTCCTAGTTTTTGCTTATTCAAGGAAACCAAAAATTCTCTGCAGGTAATTGGTTTAAGAGACGTGATTCCTCCACCCTTACGAAGGGAGTTTTCTGATGTTTACATTGCTACTGAACTCATGGATACTGATCTTCACCAAATAATTAGATCCAACCAAGGTTTATCAGAGGATCACTGTCAGGTAAATCCACCCCCGAAACTGTACCAAGTTAACTGCGACAATCTATCTAATATGCATCTTGATAGTTTTCTGTAAATTACTTTTCTTTCTTAAATAAAATTTTTTGTTTGCAGTACTTCATGTATCAGCTCCTCCGTGGCCTAAAATACATACATTCCGCGAATGTTCTTCATAGAGATCTCAAACCGAGCAACCTTTTGCTAAATGCAAATTGTGATCTTAAGATATGTGACTTTGGTCTGGCTAGGCCAAACATAGAGAACGAGAATATGACGGAATATGTTGTAACCAGATGGTACAGGGCACCAGAGCTTTTATTGAACTCTTCGGATTACACTGCTGCCATAGATGTTTGGTCTGTCGGTTGCATCTTCATGGAGCTTATGAATAGAAAACCTTTGTTTCCTGGAAAAGATCATGTACATCAAATACGCTTGCTAACTGAGGTAAAGATCGATTCTTGAAAGAAATAACAAATTAAGGATGTATACACTTCATTTTTTACATGGAACAAGATTTAACCATCTGGATTCTTGATTTTACTTTGATTATGTTGCTCCTTTCCTCCATGCAAACATAAGCATCAGCTTATTATGGACcagaaaaaaataacaaattagctatAGTATACTATTATGAGTAATCTTGTGACAAGAAAATGCTTATGTTGGCTTTTACTTTTCTCAGCTTCTCGGCACCCCAACAGAATCTGATCTTGGCTTCCTACAAAATGAAGACGCAAAGAGATACATCAGGCAACTCCCACAACATCCTCGCCAGCAGTTAGCAAACGTTTTCCCTCATGTGAATCCATTGGCCATTGATCTTGTAGATAAAATGTTAACACTCGATCCTACTAGAAGAATTACAGGTAATTTCCATATTCTGTACTGCTATCTTAGATTGGAAAGCTTGAACGATCGACTCTTTTGACTCAAAAGAATCTCTTTTGCAATAAAATCATAATACACTTGTCCCTTGCATGTAATAACTCTTTAACACTATAGAGTCCAATAATATATTCATAATCACTTATCTTTAGGAAAGCTTATCATTCTTTCTTCCTCAGTAAAACGATGATTCTTGCTGCAAAATTTTCACATAGGCCACACGAAATGAAGATTTTTGCTGAATCATATTCTGTTCGTTCTCTTTTAAGCTCATCCGCTAATGTATTTGTATTCGGATGCAGTTGAGGAAGCATTAGCTCATCCCTACCTTGCAAAGCTCCACGATGCAGGTGATGAACCAGTCTGCCCCGTTCCATTCTCCTTCGACTTTGAGCAACAAGGAATAGGAGAGGAACAAATTAAGGACATGATATATCAGGAATCTTTGGATCTGAATCCTGAATATGCTTAAACATAAGAGAAATCAATTCTTCTTCTCTTGTTTCCCCTTTGATCTAGAGTATCTACTTCCCTACTGTGGATTTTCTTGCTTGGACCGAGCCACTCAAAGTTTTTGCTCACTGGTCAGTCCTTTTCGCAACTTGTAATGTAAGGCAGCCTTCAATGTGCAGCCATCCATATATCTTTTTTAGTGCGCACCTCAATTATTTCATTGGATATTGCTACCTCCCACCGGCACAACCATTTATATCTTCCACTCATTCTTATGATTTGTATCTTGTGTGTTGTATTTAGCTTATTGTAGTCTGTATTCTTTTTGTTCACTGTATCATGTTGTATTATGTACAGCGGATTGTATTGAGAAGTAACTTTTAGTAGCATGTAAAAAGGCTATCAAGAATCTATAGTCATTTTCCTATGAAAATGGGGTGTGTGTTCTCTGTATTTACTATTCGTTCATGAACTTCTATGCTAATGGAATGTGTAATGAAGAGATGTATAATATCCCTTATAATCTCAGTTTTTGACACATACTAGTGGCTATCAGCCAATTGAAGGTCTATAGAATCattcttctttattattaatGCAATTTAATATTCAAGGTTATTTCACATTTATTCCCGTCTTTAAACCTGTCACTTTAATCTAATGTAAAAGTAGTAAAACTATGGTTAATGCTGAGCATATCACAATAATAGAGTAATCTTAGAGTTTATTAAGACTTGACACAATTGTCATGCTAAAAGCACAAAATACGAAtttcaaaatttaacttgtaGTTCCTTGTAAGAACTGCTATAAGAATAGAATAAAGAGTGCATTGGGTGATGTGTGGATTAGGACTAATGTCGTAGCCAGAAATTCTGTCAAGGATGTTCAAACTTTAAACAAGTCAATACtttttactgttcatgaatggtATGGTAAATGTTTAAAACAAACTACGCAATATTTGGCtaaacaatacaacaacaacaacaatccagtgtaatcccacaagtgggatttGGGTAGCgtaggatgtacgcagccttacccctactaTGGAAGGCcagagagactgttttcgatagacccccGGCTAAAGAAAAAGTGGAAGAAGCATTTATAGCAAGAAATGGCAATACAAGATATTTGGCTAAACAATTAAAAACTTTTAATAGAACTATAattttataaatcaaaattaaaataataaaaagacaaCATTAGAAATTTTATTAATACAAGTAAGCATAAAACCAAAGGAAAGAGAGAGTCGAGAGGATTTGTAGTTTGTAGAGAGCTTTTGTGAAGAAATTTTTGTAGAGcttgacttttaaattataaaatttacttaagaaataatttttagttaaaaaaatacttttaagattagttttttatttctacaaaatttttaaattttaggagttattttaTTAGGAAATCTTTTAGATGAAAAAGAATCGAATAGACCACATATGGTGGTCtccatttagttttgaaaaacaaaaaaggaaaacgtTGAATCCTGAGCAACACGTGACTTTGAACACCTTGAACCGTTAAACTGCCTCAGTCAAATGTGTTAAGGgtgttcaaaatataatatataattatataaactagtatttaaattatatatatatatatatatatatatatatatataaactgctcTGTCAAATGTGTTAAGGgtgttcaaaatataatatataattatataaactagtatttaaattatatatatatatatatatatatatatatatatatatatatatatatatatgcgcttGACCACCCTTGACATAGGGTGGCTATGCCACCGGTTAGGACGGGTCAAAATGTGATAACAACCTAATATTTAAGGGGAGAAAGATGAAAGGGCTAATCCATTATCCATTGAATTTCGGATTATGTATCACCAATCTTCGGACATTTCtctgttataaaaaaaattatatgaaaaatataaattgtGAAAACCCAAAAAACGAAAAAATGGCAACAAGACATAAATTTACAGTTCAGACAATTATTTTGACATGTTTTACCTGTCCAAAGTATAAACTCTTACAttttatttcttccttgatttagGAGACCATCAAAATTGTAAATTTTAGAATTTGAGTGCTTTACATATTTAGACGGGAAGGACGGCTAAAATGATTAGTTTCATTCTTGTATGATTGTTATCTAGCTGGGAGATTGTTGAATACATAAATTAAGAGAAAAGTTTTCCATAACTTTGACATGTGGAAATATGATAAAAAGGTTTTATtaattgaaaataattaaatttgagcTAAATTCACTTTTCACCGGTCGGAGAAAACAAATAGCATCCAATAGCCATAAATATTAGTCAAATAATTCATAACCCCAAACAAATTATACCGGGTAGCCCAAACTTACCGTATGCAGACTATTTttacttctctttctttttttcacaGTTCAAATTTTTCGTAAGTACACGATTTGTTAGGTGCAAAAGAATTGGATTAACATATTAAAGAGTTGTAGTTGTTGGACAAGAGATGATACAAGCATGATGTCACGTGGCAGAGTGAATACTAACGACCTCAGAATTGCCACGTATCAATTTGGACAGCAAATATACGCAGTACAGTGTGCCAACTGTATTGTCCCCAAAACAAGTAGCTATCAAACTAATAGGGCTACACGTTGCAGAGACTGCAATGTGGTATCATATATGACTTCTTCTCGGCATATGTAAGCtcaattttctttattctttttcccAACCTAGTTTTAGAGcttgaaagagaaaagaagatcTTGAAATTAGTGGTCATGAATAAGTCATAATTATTTATATGATTATAAATTATCTCATCgagagtaaaataaaaaatttaatataatatatatacacacacttttTATAcattataaaattatatatatatacatcgtAGAACAGTCTATACACTTTGAATACACAAAAATATTCGGGGATACATTAATAATACATTAGGGAAACACTACAAAATGCACGATATActttatatacaaattttatacaatgtataataatatatacacttttatacatcgTACAACAGTCTATACACGTTGGATAGATAAAAGTGCTCAGGATACATTAATGATACATTAGGGATACACTGCAAAATGCACGATACACTTTATAtataatagactgtcactatacaatttatatacaattgattttcactatacaaaatagaccgtcactatacaaaaaaatatataaaatagactgtcctatacaaaaaatatacaagatagactgttactatacaaaaaatataataaataaactgtcactatacaatttatatacaataaactgtcattatacaaaatagactgtcactatacaaaatatatacaaaatagactgtcattatacaaaacatatactaaatagactgtcactatacaaaatatatacaaaatagattgtcactatacaaaaaatatacaaaatagacatttTGGGCTATTAGATGTGATATGTTTGGGTCGGAGAGACATTTCAGGTCAATGGTGAAaaatatgggctattaaaattttgagtggTCATAAAggatatttttcttattaaatttgtTAGCATAAGGAAACGAAATGAGGTGGGGATATCCAATGCAGCAGGGTATTTTAATACTCCCTCcagtccacaataagtgactTTTTTACCTTTGGCACACCTCTTaataaaatactaattcctagaaaataaataagtattttgactaaattatccttaatttaaatgtatatattgttaACTTGACACATTGAAATACGTAAATAAGGGtaaatttaaaaagttaaattatataaaaataatatttattttggaccaaaataaaaaagtcaaaaagtcacttattatggaccgaaAGAAGTAACAAGATACTTTTCCAACCTAGGATGAGGTGTAAATTACGAAACTTTAGATAGACCAATCATTCAGTTTAGAACAAATATTTATATTGAATATGTTATACCAAAAATCCACAAGTGAAATAGTTTAATTTGTTTGTCCCAAAAGTTATTGAGAATTCCAAATTACTCTATGCAACTTGGCTGATGATTGGTAAGCCAATTATTATTATACATTATGTGTAAGAATCAAATTTAACTTATATAAAGATTCTTTATATTGGTAATGAATTTCCATCTGCAATAGCAGGttagttattattttacgaaGTTATTGATGCATGTTCATCATACAAATTTATACGAACTTACTTTATCATtatcttgattatataaatattttataccGAAATTCGTGAGTGCATAAAGCTTAAATTACATTTTGAAATACTCAAGCGTGTTGACTTTCTTCAGCTTCCCTGGAGATAAATATGTTGACATATCATTCTACATTTCTACTGAATCCCCCTCATTCgtcaaaaggaaaaagaaaatagacCATACCTTCAGAAAAAAATAACGTATTTAATCCATGATAGGTAGGTAATATCTGAGTGgaaaaaagaaatttgaaaatatttggcACACTAAGGATTGTTAAAAGAACCATCAGCTTGCAATATTTAACCTTTTTATCTCTCATTTTCGAACTTATTACTGTAGGAGATATTTTCACTAACAATGCAATTAACCG
Proteins encoded in this window:
- the LOC107799566 gene encoding mitogen-activated protein kinase 1; protein product: MADANMGAGGGQFPDFPSLLTHGGQYVQYDIFGNFFEITTKYRPPIMPIGRGAYGIVCSVLNTELNEMVAVKKIANAFDNYMDAKRTLREIKLLRHLDHENVIGLRDVIPPPLRREFSDVYIATELMDTDLHQIIRSNQGLSEDHCQYFMYQLLRGLKYIHSANVLHRDLKPSNLLLNANCDLKICDFGLARPNIENENMTEYVVTRWYRAPELLLNSSDYTAAIDVWSVGCIFMELMNRKPLFPGKDHVHQIRLLTELLGTPTESDLGFLQNEDAKRYIRQLPQHPRQQLANVFPHVNPLAIDLVDKMLTLDPTRRITVEEALAHPYLAKLHDAGDEPVCPVPFSFDFEQQGIGEEQIKDMIYQESLDLNPEYA